Proteins encoded in a region of the Rhodococcus sp. SBT000017 genome:
- a CDS encoding TIR domain-containing protein, with product MSYRNKTYVAFASEDIRSYRLMQAWHSSDNIDFDFYDAHALYVSRDTSLPETIRRNLRQRMSNAKQIVLLGSPVGRRKGSDATSFLAHEVKIAREFDLPIVIANLNGSRTVDETVIPQPLLDSGHYTVSVSFQPRIIMHALDKYVPVYLDAPKKGPHQYGAPVYSSLGL from the coding sequence ATGAGCTACCGCAACAAGACCTACGTCGCTTTCGCCAGTGAGGACATTCGGAGCTATCGGCTTATGCAAGCCTGGCACTCAAGCGACAACATCGATTTCGACTTCTACGATGCGCACGCCTTGTATGTCTCTCGCGACACCAGTCTTCCCGAGACGATACGTCGGAACCTCCGGCAGCGAATGAGCAACGCCAAGCAGATTGTCCTCTTGGGTAGCCCGGTTGGACGACGAAAGGGCAGTGACGCAACGTCCTTTCTCGCCCACGAAGTTAAGATCGCGCGGGAGTTCGATCTACCCATAGTTATCGCGAACCTCAACGGTAGCCGCACGGTCGACGAGACCGTCATCCCGCAGCCCCTTCTCGACAGCGGCCATTACACAGTCTCCGTGTCCTTTCAACCTCGTATCATCATGCACGCTCTTGATAAGTACGTCCCGGTGTATCTCGACGCTCCCAAAAAGGGTCCACACCAGTACGGTGCGCCCGTCTATAGCTCGCTCGGACTATGA
- a CDS encoding toll/interleukin-1 receptor domain-containing protein — translation MTPSDKFRLKSQILQELTESNEWDLPTTNLLLSEFGLPTMESWGSPPLDGLVAALTEDVLTEIYKLVLGADNHELDEMINGSDSEVGNWNRGYVRVFISHSAEHKPFVGGVAEELAITGIHGFVAHDTMTPTVPWQEQIEQGLRTMEAFVLLIHPEVNDSFWCHQETGWALGRGVPYLVIRMGADPVGFPSRYQWSNGRQDTARNIAASISTWIASLPHLGDSLVNGLLQALADVRNYVDAGAATERMASLNTLTETQYERLAEIWWSNDQLHGSVLAHKGLKPLYDRNNRDWPPTPRPKQG, via the coding sequence ATGACTCCGTCAGACAAGTTTCGTTTAAAGTCCCAGATACTGCAAGAACTGACCGAAAGCAACGAGTGGGATTTGCCGACGACGAATCTGCTGCTGTCAGAGTTTGGCTTACCGACCATGGAAAGCTGGGGGTCGCCGCCGCTGGACGGCCTTGTTGCGGCGTTGACTGAAGACGTCCTGACTGAGATCTACAAACTGGTCTTGGGAGCCGATAATCACGAGCTCGACGAAATGATCAATGGGTCTGACAGTGAGGTCGGCAACTGGAATCGTGGCTACGTACGCGTCTTTATCTCACACTCCGCCGAGCACAAGCCGTTCGTCGGTGGAGTGGCCGAGGAACTTGCCATCACCGGTATACACGGCTTCGTCGCCCACGACACTATGACGCCGACAGTTCCTTGGCAGGAGCAAATCGAGCAAGGGCTCCGCACTATGGAGGCGTTCGTGTTGCTGATACACCCAGAGGTGAACGACAGCTTCTGGTGCCACCAAGAAACTGGGTGGGCACTTGGACGCGGTGTCCCCTACTTAGTAATCAGAATGGGTGCAGATCCCGTCGGTTTCCCGAGTCGTTATCAATGGTCCAACGGCCGCCAAGACACCGCGAGAAATATAGCTGCAAGTATCAGTACCTGGATCGCCAGCCTTCCTCACCTGGGCGACTCTCTTGTGAACGGTCTCTTACAAGCCCTTGCCGACGTGCGAAATTACGTTGATGCTGGTGCGGCGACAGAAAGAATGGCCTCTCTCAACACTCTCACCGAAACACAGTACGAGCGCCTCGCCGAAATTTGGTGGAGCAACGACCAACTCCATGGCAGCGTCTTAGCGCACAAGGGCCTCAAACCGTTGTATGACCGCAACAACCGAGACTGGCCGCCAACCCCTCGCCCCAAACAAGGATGA
- a CDS encoding HIT family protein, producing MSTAIEVPSNSSCAFCDYLAGRRPFTIAARNRQVAVLVTREQRGLPHLLVVPTVHRETLLDLTDEETAALSLGVRAAAQAINDAYRRPGIAVWQNNGVPAHQTIAHAHFHVAGTLPEGGTDWGVIPEARIGETDAIAKAIGPYLSLD from the coding sequence ATGAGTACGGCTATCGAGGTACCCTCCAATTCGAGCTGTGCGTTCTGTGACTACCTCGCGGGCAGAAGGCCATTCACGATCGCTGCGCGCAACCGCCAAGTCGCAGTCCTGGTGACGCGAGAGCAACGCGGCCTCCCTCACTTACTTGTAGTGCCCACAGTTCACCGCGAGACACTTCTTGACCTCACAGACGAGGAGACTGCAGCTCTTTCGCTCGGTGTCCGAGCAGCCGCACAAGCGATTAACGACGCCTATCGCCGACCAGGAATCGCCGTCTGGCAAAACAACGGAGTACCAGCCCACCAAACGATCGCGCATGCACATTTTCACGTCGCCGGTACTCTCCCGGAAGGCGGTACCGACTGGGGTGTCATACCGGAGGCTCGAATCGGAGAAACAGACGCCATCGCTAAAGCTATAGGCCCGTACTTGTCCCTTGACTAA
- a CDS encoding macro domain-containing protein: MSAALRHDLLTARFLRQTATFFFAWTGLASVVGQLADWVWGLASHSWWAPTVAVVVLAGLPLAFYRSWPRPIEESYDIPRTRICIVKGDLFAQDSHLVIGTCDTFDTAIPDIIERTSVQGIALDRLYNNRIDELDDDLVRALQGAGHPIESVPKDGKTERYALGTVAVVDRSTHKLFFVAYTTMDTNNNAHGTPDGLWTSLNSLWASIYQHSNGRPVSMPVIGGGMSRLSSIVPTQDSIRFTVLSFMFASRHKKICDELRIIVQPAEYERLDRLELQAFLSSLKPS; the protein is encoded by the coding sequence ATGAGCGCGGCGCTGCGGCACGACCTTCTGACCGCCCGTTTCCTTAGACAGACCGCAACGTTCTTCTTTGCGTGGACTGGTCTTGCTTCCGTGGTCGGGCAATTGGCAGACTGGGTGTGGGGACTCGCCTCGCATAGCTGGTGGGCACCTACGGTGGCAGTTGTTGTGCTCGCGGGACTCCCTCTCGCCTTCTACCGATCATGGCCACGTCCGATCGAAGAGTCCTACGACATCCCCAGAACCCGGATTTGCATCGTCAAAGGTGACCTGTTCGCACAGGACAGCCACCTTGTGATTGGCACCTGCGACACATTCGACACTGCCATTCCCGACATTATCGAAAGAACCAGCGTCCAAGGAATCGCACTTGATCGTCTGTACAACAACAGGATCGACGAACTGGACGACGATCTAGTCAGAGCCCTTCAGGGAGCTGGCCATCCAATCGAGTCGGTCCCGAAAGACGGGAAGACCGAGCGCTACGCTCTCGGAACTGTCGCAGTGGTGGACCGTTCTACGCATAAGTTGTTCTTCGTTGCATACACAACGATGGACACCAACAACAATGCTCACGGCACCCCTGACGGCTTATGGACCAGCTTGAATTCTTTGTGGGCTAGCATCTATCAGCACTCGAACGGCCGACCGGTCAGCATGCCTGTCATCGGTGGCGGAATGTCTAGGCTTTCAAGCATCGTTCCGACACAGGATTCGATTCGTTTCACAGTACTGTCGTTCATGTTCGCATCCCGTCACAAAAAGATCTGTGACGAGCTACGAATCATTGTGCAACCAGCGGAGTACGAACGCCTCGATCGCCTTGAGCTCCAAGCCTTCCTAAGTTCACTTAAGCCGTCATGA
- the istB gene encoding IS21-like element helper ATPase IstB — protein sequence MSETPKGGAAADRLPAPNTAEAASLYQRLRGHLGVLKLADAAEALPAVLDQAAAEELSMTAALERLLSIEVAATEARRLAGRLRFACLPTPASLEDFDFDNAAGVDKKLIDELATCRYLETATNVLLIGPPGVGKTHLSVGLARAAAHAGYRTYFTTAADLAARCHRAAIEGRWATTMRFYAGPTLLVIDELGYLPLPGEAASALFQVVSQRYMKTSIVITSNRGVGSWGTVLGDDTVAAAMLDRLLHRSVVLDMSGDSYRLRDHNARSEKLRKAVTGTRQPLQ from the coding sequence ATGAGTGAAACACCGAAAGGAGGTGCCGCTGCCGATCGACTTCCCGCACCGAACACCGCGGAAGCAGCGAGCCTTTACCAACGTTTGCGTGGCCATCTCGGGGTCCTCAAACTCGCCGACGCCGCCGAAGCACTGCCGGCGGTCCTCGACCAGGCCGCGGCGGAGGAGCTGTCGATGACGGCGGCGCTGGAGCGGTTGCTCTCGATCGAGGTTGCTGCCACCGAAGCGCGGCGGTTGGCAGGCAGGTTGCGGTTCGCGTGCCTGCCGACCCCGGCATCGCTCGAGGACTTCGATTTCGACAACGCCGCCGGGGTCGACAAGAAGCTGATCGACGAGCTCGCGACCTGCAGATATTTGGAGACCGCTACCAATGTGCTGCTCATCGGCCCGCCGGGGGTCGGGAAGACGCATCTGTCGGTCGGGTTGGCGCGGGCTGCTGCGCATGCCGGGTATCGGACGTATTTCACCACCGCCGCCGATCTCGCCGCTCGATGTCACCGGGCTGCGATCGAAGGCAGATGGGCGACGACGATGCGGTTCTACGCCGGGCCGACACTGTTGGTGATCGACGAACTCGGGTATCTTCCGTTGCCGGGAGAGGCGGCTTCGGCGTTGTTTCAGGTTGTCTCGCAACGGTATATGAAGACATCGATCGTGATCACCAGCAATCGTGGTGTCGGATCGTGGGGAACGGTTCTCGGTGACGACACCGTCGCAGCAGCCATGCTCGACCGTCTCCTGCATCGATCGGTAGTCCTCGATATGTCCGGTGATTCCTACCGGCTCCGCGATCACAACGCACGATCGGAGAAGCTCCGCAAAGCCGTCACCGGGACCCGTCAACCGCTACAGTGA